From Plasmodium yoelii strain 17X genome assembly, chromosome: 11, a single genomic window includes:
- a CDS encoding kinetochore protein NDC80, putative: MNNHSVYKFNPTMSVFNNNTNLNNSIYISADKKSKSRTSLNTLSFYKPNASVYVKKIDKTDKKDNVKTLIRYLGWKNYSGTISPNLFKNPSMTDLINIWNFIFKHVDPLIEVNKDNYGEVVLSFYRDIGYPYTISKSTLVAPTTGLQYNTHLSALAWLCQLLIFEAECFNDINEEKDVNFLYDFNEDCEIKMEDFILQSYRSYINKEEKNIKDMLSAKLEKELERLENDIEIKHEDIQEKKKKIEEIKSNMKENEELIKRNKVLREENIKIKSLHTNSLEETIKLEKDIEICKKANLDEKNKTEEILEEINKIKETLQKQTLNKAQFIQMNENIDKNKEKIENIKNEIKSLNNEHPILSEKLNNRNNDLKKLAKSVNDKLTEILEILNIYNNLSQSNWNSINTISINIDALTIDTMLNVKWKENKKNIKSYIEKDKKELSNSVNIIEENENQIKTIENDIEQIKDCIYDLEESIRKTNENINNFISDSNNKFNQIIRQNEETLEEARSKQNEANEMFKDVIASKDDKINTLNKIKMENEQLFKEKLSTLQKACSVLIELKSYSKSYISIVLDEKKKELELYKNLHQSVTE; encoded by the exons ATGAATAACCATTCGGTGTACAAATTCAACCCGACTATGTCAGTATTCAACAACAATACCAATTTAAACAACAGCATATACATTTCTGCTGATAAGAAATCAAAGTCAAGGACATCACTAAATACACTGTCATTTTATAAACCAAATGCGTCTGTATATGTAAAGAAAATCGATAAAACTGACAAAAAAGACAATGTAAAAACATTAATTCGATATTTAGGATGGAAAAATTATAGCGGTACAATATCACCaaatttattcaaaaatCCAAGTATGActgatttaataaatatatggaattttatatttaagcATGTGGATCCATTAATAGAAGTTAACAAAGATAATTATGGAGAAGTCGTATTAAGCTTTTATAGAGACATTGGATATCCATATACAATTTCAAAATCTACTTTGGTGGCTCCAACTACAGGTTtacaatataatacacaTTTATCTGCCTTAGCTTGGTTATGtcaattattaatttttgaaGCAGAatgttttaatgatattaatgaagaaaaagatgtaaattttttatatgattttaaCGAAGAttgtgaaataaaaatggaagattttattttacaGAGTTATAgatcatatataaataaagaagaaaaaaatattaaggaTATGCTTAGTGCTAAGTTAGAAAAGGAATTGGAAAGACTTGAAAATGATATCGAAATAAAACATGAAGATATccaagaaaagaaaaaaaaaatagaagagATAAAAAGTAATAtgaaagaaaatgaagaattaataaaaagaaataaagtTTTACgcgaagaaaatataaaaataaaatctttACATACAAATAGTTTAGAAGAAACtataaaattagaaaaagatATTGAAATTTGTAAAAAAGCAAATCtagatgaaaaaaacaaaaccgAAGAAATATtagaagaaataaataaaataaaagaaacgTTACAAAAACAAACTTTAAATAAAGCACAATTTATACAAATGaatgaaaatatagataaaaacaaagaaaaaatcgaaaatataaaaaatgaaattaaatcATTAAATAATGAACATCCAATATTAagtgaaaaattaaataatagaaataatgatttaaaaaaattagcaaaaagtgtaaatgataaattaactgaaattttagaaatattaaatatatacaataatttATCTCAATCAAATTGGAATAGTATTAACACTATTAGTATAAATATAGACGCCTTAACAATTGATACTATGCTTAATGTTAAATggaaagaaaataaaaaaaatattaaatcgtatattgaaaaagataaaaaggAGTTATCTAATTCGGTAAATATTATCGAGGAAAATGAAAATCAAATTAAAACAATCGAAAATGATATAGAACAAATAAAAGACTGTATATATGATCTGGAAGAATCAATCAGAAAGACAAacgaaaatataaacaattttataaGCGATTCTAATAATAAGTTTAATCAAATTATTCGCCAAAATGAG gaAACGCTCGAAGAAGCCAGGAGTAAGCAG AATGAGGCAAATGAAATGTTTAAAGATGTTATTGCATCAAAAGacgataaaataaatactcttaacaaaataaaaatggaaaacgAACAATTgtttaaagaaaaattatcaaCACTTCAAAAg gCATGCTCAGTTTTGATAGAATTAAAAAGCTATAGCAAATCCTATATTTCTAT agttttagacgaaaaaaaaaaggaattagaattatataaaaatttacacCAAAGTGTAACTGAATAA
- a CDS encoding glideosome-associated protein 40, putative encodes MEKSILPEWTDIERYFKDPELITSEILFVGLTLCNVFVMYRLFLDVIPFPIFVTWWQLAQGLLVAYVCGEMGKEFPKFAYFPKVEINENMLKVLFVPSIFYCLMLVLSNYLLFKTPCISSYPVLVSFTVVFHHIIRFIGCGEEYMPLRWKSIAFLLSAFILGCFDSQTSGKGVIIWALLYALFSAVFRAGFMQKIMHLVEGKGNTLHNNQHMLGVLILPIFILLSGEWKILGHMPYNITSLYTWQVWGCLVTVGALPFVKNVVSNRLVRRTGQGPWRFLEIISIALVFMIGLGYNRPSFMGYLAIVCVIIGRSLGAFDVLLNVSDYMISEDERKRKLEKSSYAKSRQGTQVSKPFLSSGENEDDDESSFSSNDSKSYQGSQDYDDKESVNSSSNQYSTHKGTSRMVSFSNHTSQEDMSVDESRIGSERDINARSSSFKSKPQYSRKYSSKQEVVDSQA; translated from the coding sequence atggaaaagtCAATTTTGCCAGAGTGGACTGATATCGAAAGATATTTTAAAGATCCGGAATTAATAACTTCCGAGATATTATTTGTTGGTTTGACATTATGTAACGTATTTGTTATGTATCGACTATTTTTGGATGTGATACCTTTTCCTATATTTGTTACATGGTGGCAATTAGCACAAGGTTTATTAGTTGCCTATGTGTGTGGTGAAATGGGTAAAGAATTTCCAAAGTTTGCATATTTTCCAAAAGTGGagataaatgaaaatatgttaaaagTTTTATTTGTGCCatcaattttttattgtttaatGCTTGTATTGTCAAAttatttgttatttaaaACCCCTTGCATATCATCATATCCAGTACTTGTAAGTTTTACTGTTGTCTTTCATCATATAATTCGTTTTATTGGATGTGGAGAAGAATATATGCCCCTAAGATGGAAATCCATAGCATTTTTATTGTCAGCATTTATACTTGGATGTTTTGATTCCCAAACATCAGGAAAAGGTGTAATTATATGGGCCttattatatgcattattTTCAGCAGTATTTAGAGCCGGATTTATGCAAAAGATTATGCATTTAGTTGAAGGCAAAGGAAATACCTTACATAATAATCAGCATATGTTAGGAGTTTTAATATTACcaatattcattttattaagtGGTGAATGGAAAATATTAGGACATATGCCATATAATATAACTTCTTTATACACATGGCAAGTATGGGGATGTTTAGTAACTGTTGGAGCATTACCTTTTGTCAAAAATGTTGTATCAAATAGATTAGTTAGAAGAACAGGACAAGGCCCATGGAGATTTTTAGAAATTATTTCAATTGCATTAGTATTTATGATTGGTTTAGGATATAATAGACCATCTTTTATGGGATATTTGGCTATTGTTTGTGTAATTATTGGAAGATCATTAGGCGCTTTTGATGTGCTATTAAATGTTTCTGATTATATGATCTCTGAAGatgaaagaaaaagaaaactGGAAAAATCTAGTTATGCAAAGAGTAGGCAAGGAACCCAAGTATCTAaaccatttttatcatctggagaaaatgaagatgatGATGAAAGCTCTTTTAGTTCAAATGATAGTAAAAGCTATCAAGGTTCTCAAGATTATGATGATAAAGAAAGCGTAAATAGTAGTTCCAATCAATATAGTACACATAAAGGAACAAGTAGAATGGTTAGCTTTTCAAATCATACAAGCCAAGAAGATATGTCTGTTGATGAAAGTCGAATAGGAAGTGAACGTGATATAAATGCAAGAAGTTCGAGTTTCAAATCTAAACCTCAATATTCAAGAAAATATTCTTCAAAGCAAGAGGTTGTTGATTCTCAAgcttaa
- a CDS encoding NLI interacting factor-like phosphatase, putative, whose amino-acid sequence MKRKKFERCIYYILNRVKIYLRIWIKLKNVMKYILGFFVIKRKLNVRTYRKRRTFPSMTLVLDLDETLIYCTKKKKYDYQKEIDVLINGKYLSLYVCKRPYIDLFFSVLYPYYEIIIFTTSIKSYADTVLNIMDVDHYIDKKFYREDCFEMNGKVYIKNLVNIKKEISKMILIDDSNTSGFKYPDNFFHIKKWKGELNDTELLDIIPFFLNLRKVGDIRSICSFKAKSQKDIANLLTTAPVKHINYLNDNLSQSLYPQSLAFQAINYLKIFMNKFRYARKKRQWNELGKKINNKMKSYPYSLSKLKGSSDDDEHKKTREKMLRRKLHY is encoded by the coding sequence ATGAAACGGAAAAAATTCGAACGATGTATTTACTACATATTAAACAGagtaaaaatttatttaagaatatggataaaattaaaaaatgttatgaaatatattttaggcttttttgttataaaaaGGAAATTAAATGTAAGAACTtatagaaaaagaagaacCTTTCCATCTATGACATTAGTTTTAGATTTAGATGaaacattaatatattgtacaaaaaaaaaaaaatatgattatcAAAAAGAAATTGATGTATtaataaatggaaaatatttatctttaTATGTATGTAAAAGACCATATatagatttatttttttctgttttaTATCCTtattatgaaataataatatttacaaCATCGATTAAATCATATGCTGATActgttttaaatattatggATGTTGATCATtatattgataaaaaattttatagagAAGATTGTTTTGAAATGAATGGTaaagtatatattaaaaatttagtaaatattaaaaaagaaatttcaaaaatgatattaataGATGATTCAAACACTTCCGGTTTTAAATATCCAGATAATTtctttcatataaaaaaatggaaaggTGAATTAAATGATACAGAATTATTAGAcattattcctttttttttaaatcttcgTAAAGTTGGAGATATAAGATCTATTTGCTCTTTTAAAGCCAAATCACAAAAAGATATCGCTAACTTATTAACAACAGCCCCAGttaaacatataaattatttaaacgaTAATTTATCTCAATCTTTATATCCACAATCTTTAGCATTTCAGGCAATtaactatttaaaaatatttatgaataaatttagatatgCTCGTAAAAAAAGACAGTGGAATGAAttaggaaaaaaaattaataataaaatgaaatctTATCCGTATTCTTTGTCAAAACTTAAAGGCTCTAGTGATGATGATGAACACAAAAAAACAAGAGAAAAGATGTTGAGAAGAAAATTGCACTATTAG